One region of Populus trichocarpa isolate Nisqually-1 chromosome 4, P.trichocarpa_v4.1, whole genome shotgun sequence genomic DNA includes:
- the LOC7493531 gene encoding uncharacterized protein LOC7493531: MEATKFSSSKLALRPISSVKPCPRRNTIVALDRRNKGRDYGGKLVDESMIVLRLRIKETKMSEESNNPPSHWMEWEKQYFMHCNYNNDVCEAVQMLQNYLMNVRPSLALGMVLLVSLSVAISTGMVLLLAIEMAMGVLSALH; the protein is encoded by the coding sequence ATGGAAGCAACAAAATTCTCATCCTCCAAGCTTGCCTTGAGGCCAATTTCTTCAGTGAAACCATGCCCTAGAAGAAACACCATTGTCGCCCTTGATAGAAGAAATAAGGGACGAGACTATGGGGGTAAGCTTGTAGATGAAAGCATGATTGTACTGCGATTACGAATTAAAGAGACGAAGATGTCGGAAGAAAGCAACAATCCACCTTCTCATTGGATGGAGTGGGAGAAACAATATTTCATGCATTGCAACTACAACAACGATGTTTGTGAAGCAGTGCAGATGTTGCAGAACTATTTGATGAATGTTAGACCAAGTTTGGCACTAGGGATGGTGCTACTTGTTTCGTTGAGTGTGGCCATCTCTACTGGGATGGTTTTGTTGCTGGCTATAGAGATGGCTATGGGAGTTCTATCCGCCTTACattag